From the genome of Deinococcus sp. AJ005, one region includes:
- a CDS encoding 23S rRNA (pseudouridine(1915)-N(3))-methyltransferase RlmH yields the protein MRLHLITVGEPRLAYARAGWDEYATRLRRYHKVQVSRVSGKTQALESEAIRKAAGKAPLILLDPRGRQFTSEGLSAYLDARALGGTGELALAVGGPEGHTDELRASVLQSSADALWSLGELTLPHDLAMVVLAEALYRAATISAGEPYHRG from the coding sequence ATGAGGCTGCACCTGATCACCGTCGGAGAACCCCGGCTGGCCTACGCCCGCGCGGGCTGGGACGAGTACGCCACGCGGCTGCGGCGCTACCACAAGGTGCAGGTCAGCCGGGTGTCCGGCAAGACGCAGGCGCTGGAAAGTGAGGCCATTCGCAAGGCTGCCGGAAAAGCGCCCCTGATCCTGCTGGACCCACGCGGGCGGCAATTTACCTCCGAGGGCCTGAGCGCGTATCTGGACGCCCGCGCGCTGGGCGGCACCGGGGAACTGGCCCTGGCGGTGGGCGGTCCGGAAGGTCACACCGACGAGCTGCGGGCCAGTGTTTTGCAGAGCAGTGCCGACGCCCTGTGGAGCCTGGGCGAACTGACCCTGCCGCACGATCTGGCGATGGTGGTACTGGCCGAGGCGCTGTACCGTGCGGCGACGATCAGCGCGGGGGAGCCGTATCACCGGGGCTAG
- a CDS encoding class I SAM-dependent rRNA methyltransferase: MLDSLSHLLARRAHLPAQGTTFYRGIHTTETAGEFSLDVAGDTGVLSLYADLSPQKEAELAEACGKAAGLAGIYLKRRPPEARHAANVERDWLSPPDPIWGEAQGEVTALENGVPFLIRPGADLSIGLFADARPARGWVRQQAPARVLNAFAYTCGFGVNASLGGAEAVKNVDLSRKVLAWGQENYALSGVSAPEEDFLYGDVFDWFRRLERRGETFDLVILDPPSFARGKAGIWRAERDYGRLAALAAAVTAPGGQIMTLLNHASVSLASFERMVRLGLEETGRRSRAAESLGAGEDFPGATHLKAVVWALD, from the coding sequence ATGCTTGACAGTCTCTCCCATCTGCTCGCCCGCCGCGCCCATCTGCCCGCGCAGGGCACCACCTTCTACCGGGGCATCCACACCACCGAAACTGCCGGGGAATTCTCGCTGGACGTGGCCGGGGACACCGGGGTGCTGAGCCTGTATGCTGATCTCTCGCCACAGAAAGAGGCAGAATTAGCTGAGGCTTGTGGCAAGGCGGCGGGGCTGGCAGGCATCTACCTCAAACGCCGCCCCCCCGAAGCGCGGCACGCGGCGAATGTGGAACGCGACTGGCTCTCGCCCCCTGATCCCATCTGGGGCGAGGCGCAGGGGGAAGTCACGGCGCTGGAAAACGGCGTGCCCTTCCTGATCCGCCCCGGCGCAGACCTGAGCATCGGCCTGTTTGCGGACGCCCGCCCGGCGCGGGGCTGGGTCCGGCAGCAGGCCCCAGCGCGGGTGCTGAACGCCTTCGCCTACACCTGCGGTTTTGGCGTGAATGCCTCGCTAGGCGGCGCGGAGGCCGTCAAGAATGTGGACCTGTCGCGCAAAGTGCTGGCCTGGGGGCAGGAGAATTACGCGCTGAGCGGCGTCAGCGCCCCGGAGGAAGATTTTCTGTACGGCGACGTGTTCGACTGGTTCCGGCGGCTGGAACGGCGCGGTGAGACCTTTGATCTAGTGATTCTGGACCCTCCCAGCTTCGCACGGGGCAAGGCCGGAATCTGGCGCGCGGAACGGGATTACGGGCGGCTCGCGGCGCTTGCGGCGGCAGTCACCGCGCCGGGCGGGCAGATCATGACGCTGCTGAACCACGCAAGCGTCTCCCTGGCCAGCTTTGAGCGCATGGTCCGGCTGGGTTTAGAGGAAACCGGGCGACGGAGCCGCGCCGCAGAAAGCCTAGGCGCAGGCGAGGACTTTCCGGGGGCCACGCACCTGAAAGCAGTGGTGTGGGCGCTGGACTGA
- a CDS encoding aminoglycoside phosphotransferase family protein: MDFTALIEQTFPGSHIGEVSALSGGYANDLFRVGLDGASFPSVIVRQWRRAPGVAARELAVMARAAQVVPVPRILASALNTAHPFALLEDMPGMRGDEALAWFPDEAEAIGAVLGGAFSRIGALQFEAPGLFADETLRVDAFTGDAADNLLAYAHPLIWNDAARAVLGAQLQAGWWGLIEREAPCLCGLEPQRSLVHADANTKNVLVERRHAGWQVSAVLDWEFALSGPPLMDLGNLLRFENRAGTPFSAGVLRGWSHPLPDAVRQARALDVYSLLDFVNRPNALQANVLALIRWQVQTDSL, from the coding sequence ATGGATTTCACCGCGCTGATCGAGCAGACCTTCCCCGGTTCGCATATAGGAGAGGTCTCCGCGCTGTCTGGCGGCTATGCCAACGATCTCTTCCGGGTGGGGCTGGACGGCGCATCATTTCCCAGCGTGATCGTCCGGCAGTGGCGACGTGCGCCGGGCGTGGCCGCGCGGGAACTGGCGGTGATGGCGCGGGCGGCACAAGTCGTTCCTGTGCCCCGAATCCTCGCCTCAGCCCTGAATACAGCGCATCCTTTTGCCTTGCTTGAGGACATGCCAGGAATGCGCGGCGACGAGGCTCTGGCCTGGTTTCCAGATGAGGCTGAGGCTATTGGTGCGGTTCTGGGCGGAGCGTTCTCGCGTATCGGCGCTCTTCAGTTTGAAGCTCCTGGGCTGTTTGCTGATGAAACGCTGCGGGTAGACGCCTTCACGGGCGACGCGGCGGACAACCTGCTGGCCTACGCCCACCCGCTGATCTGGAACGACGCGGCACGGGCGGTGCTGGGCGCACAGCTTCAGGCCGGGTGGTGGGGCCTGATCGAGCGGGAAGCGCCCTGTCTGTGTGGTCTGGAACCCCAGCGCTCGCTGGTTCACGCGGACGCCAATACAAAGAATGTTCTCGTGGAGCGGCGTCACGCGGGCTGGCAGGTAAGCGCCGTACTGGACTGGGAATTCGCCCTGAGCGGCCCACCACTGATGGACCTGGGGAATCTGTTGCGCTTCGAGAACCGCGCAGGAACGCCGTTTTCTGCTGGAGTCCTGCGCGGCTGGAGCCACCCGCTTCCCGACGCCGTGCGGCAAGCGCGGGCGCTGGACGTGTACTCGCTACTGGACTTCGTGAACCGTCCAAATGCCCTGCAAGCCAATGTTCTCGCCCTGATCCGGTGGCAAGTCCAGACGGATTCCCTTTGA
- a CDS encoding flotillin family protein codes for MNDFIPVLFVAGIIVVGIVLVIMLIQNLLIVVPPNKVLVISGRSRQTAEGDTVGYRVIRGGRAFRIPLLEKVSWMDLTTIPLDLTVENAYSRGGIPLKIHAVANVKINGSDPQLGNAIERFLDVPRASLTNIVRDTLEGNLRGVIATLTPEEINQDRLRFAESLIEEAEHDMNNLGIKLDTLKIQNVSDIAGYLESIGRRQTAEVLKEARVAEAERNAEATQSEAQAVQRAQVTQSIAQQAILEEQNKLEVRRTELGAIQLSRQNEATVESELAKVRATQNFEQEQAALEALLRQKKAEAQRQARVIEAEQNAEAAEAEAQARQRSVIAQTASQQAILERENELRVRRAELEAVAASRENEAKVGAERARVVAEQQLEQERIILNQKRLEADVVAPARAHREAELLAAQAAAAPIIEEGRAKAEAVRLMVEAFRDAGPEGERAYVLNMLPAIIEQITGSVRGMQIDKVTVIDSGDGRAVRSAMQTMPANIIGLVEQVENATGVNLLSMLQGRFTPGETPAPKDVPSVAND; via the coding sequence ATGAACGACTTCATTCCTGTTCTATTCGTCGCTGGCATCATCGTCGTCGGCATTGTGCTGGTGATCATGCTCATTCAGAACCTGCTGATCGTGGTTCCACCCAACAAGGTGCTGGTCATTTCCGGGCGCAGCAGGCAGACCGCTGAGGGCGACACGGTGGGCTACCGCGTGATCCGTGGCGGACGCGCCTTCCGCATTCCGCTGCTGGAAAAGGTGTCGTGGATGGACCTGACTACCATTCCCCTGGACCTGACCGTGGAAAACGCCTACTCGCGCGGCGGCATTCCCCTCAAGATCCACGCGGTGGCCAACGTCAAGATCAACGGCTCCGATCCGCAACTCGGGAACGCTATCGAGCGCTTTCTGGACGTGCCACGCGCGTCACTGACCAACATCGTGCGCGATACGCTGGAGGGCAACCTGCGCGGCGTGATCGCCACCCTGACCCCCGAAGAAATCAACCAGGACCGTCTGCGTTTCGCCGAATCGCTGATCGAGGAGGCCGAGCATGACATGAACAACCTGGGCATCAAGCTCGACACCCTCAAGATTCAGAACGTATCCGACATCGCCGGGTATCTGGAAAGCATCGGGCGGCGGCAGACCGCAGAGGTGCTGAAGGAAGCCCGTGTGGCCGAGGCCGAGCGCAACGCGGAGGCCACCCAGTCGGAGGCCCAGGCGGTGCAACGCGCCCAGGTCACGCAGTCCATCGCCCAGCAGGCCATTCTGGAGGAGCAGAACAAACTGGAAGTCCGCCGTACAGAGCTGGGGGCCATTCAATTGTCGCGCCAGAACGAGGCGACGGTGGAATCTGAACTGGCAAAAGTGCGCGCCACCCAGAACTTTGAGCAGGAGCAAGCGGCCTTAGAAGCCCTGCTGCGCCAGAAAAAGGCCGAGGCCCAGCGCCAGGCCCGCGTGATCGAGGCCGAGCAGAATGCCGAGGCCGCCGAGGCTGAAGCCCAGGCCCGGCAGCGTTCGGTGATTGCCCAGACTGCCTCACAGCAGGCCATTCTGGAGCGCGAGAACGAGCTGCGCGTGCGCCGCGCCGAACTGGAAGCCGTGGCCGCCAGCCGCGAGAACGAGGCCAAAGTGGGGGCCGAACGCGCCCGCGTGGTGGCCGAGCAGCAACTGGAGCAGGAGCGAATTATCCTCAACCAGAAGCGTCTGGAGGCCGATGTGGTGGCCCCCGCCCGCGCCCACCGCGAGGCCGAACTGCTGGCCGCCCAGGCCGCCGCCGCCCCGATCATCGAGGAGGGTCGCGCCAAGGCAGAGGCCGTCAGACTCATGGTGGAAGCCTTCCGCGACGCCGGACCCGAGGGCGAACGCGCCTACGTGCTGAACATGCTGCCCGCAATTATCGAACAGATCACCGGCAGCGTGCGGGGCATGCAGATCGACAAGGTGACCGTGATCGACAGCGGCGACGGACGCGCTGTGAGGAGTGCCATGCAGACCATGCCCGCCAACATCATCGGGCTGGTGGAGCAGGTGGAGAACGCCACCGGGGTCAACCTGCTGAGCATGTTGCAGGGCCGCTTTACGCCAGGCGAGACGCCTGCGCCCAAAGACGTGCCTTCGGTAGCGAACGACTGA
- a CDS encoding GNAT family N-acetyltransferase, translated as MTPDAPAPEIEWFQTPTLRGRHIFLEGLDESHAADLCAGADDETVRLLARGGPAEATPDAWANYIGRLNALPNRINFAVCLRESGVCVGRISYSEIRWADRWAEIGTMLLPAAQGTAVNPEAKLLLMARAFEVLGAGRVQFKVDSRNARSIRAMQKLGAEEEGTLRQYQVVPDGFARDSVVFSVLRGEWPAVKAGLETRVAALS; from the coding sequence GTGACCCCTGACGCTCCTGCCCCCGAAATCGAGTGGTTCCAGACGCCCACCCTGCGGGGACGGCATATTTTTTTAGAAGGTCTGGACGAGTCGCACGCCGCCGACCTGTGCGCCGGGGCGGACGACGAAACGGTGCGGCTGCTGGCGCGGGGCGGCCCAGCCGAGGCCACGCCCGACGCTTGGGCCAACTACATCGGGCGGCTGAATGCCCTGCCGAACCGGATCAATTTCGCCGTCTGTCTGCGTGAGAGCGGCGTCTGCGTGGGCCGCATCAGCTACAGCGAGATCCGGTGGGCAGACCGCTGGGCCGAGATCGGGACCATGTTGCTGCCCGCCGCACAGGGCACCGCCGTGAACCCGGAAGCTAAGCTGCTGCTGATGGCCCGCGCCTTCGAGGTCCTAGGCGCGGGCCGCGTGCAGTTCAAGGTGGACAGCCGCAACGCCCGCAGCATCCGCGCCATGCAGAAACTGGGCGCAGAGGAGGAGGGCACCCTGCGGCAGTATCAGGTGGTTCCTGACGGCTTCGCCCGCGACAGCGTGGTTTTCAGCGTCCTACGGGGCGAATGGCCCGCCGTAAAAGCTGGGCTGGAGACCCGCGTGGCTGCGTTGAGCTGA
- a CDS encoding monothiol bacilliredoxin BrxC family protein: MTQTADAEKQVLVPLTTPEEVDQFLQDYPLAAVFKAGTCHKTMQGFGVLETFLQDHELPVGFIRVVDWRPASNRVTEMTGIVHHSPQLMIFKDGQVQFEVNNWDITPEALEPVFAQVPARSASGSVQTDDNIEPYRRLMRDFVDGKVSDWAFQDQYVTMFRDDASLRSQREFELLSRLFGDPDAYHGGLHQLGQPQERGELKDRVQQLLTELG; this comes from the coding sequence ATGACGCAAACTGCTGACGCCGAGAAACAGGTTCTGGTGCCCCTGACCACCCCTGAAGAAGTCGATCAATTCCTCCAGGACTACCCGCTGGCCGCCGTGTTCAAGGCCGGGACCTGCCACAAGACCATGCAGGGCTTCGGCGTGCTGGAAACCTTCTTGCAGGACCACGAGCTGCCGGTGGGCTTTATCCGCGTGGTGGACTGGCGGCCCGCCAGCAACCGCGTGACGGAGATGACCGGCATCGTTCACCACAGCCCGCAACTGATGATCTTCAAAGACGGTCAGGTGCAGTTCGAGGTCAACAACTGGGACATCACCCCTGAGGCGCTGGAACCGGTGTTCGCGCAGGTGCCCGCCCGCAGCGCATCAGGCAGCGTGCAGACCGACGACAACATCGAGCCGTACCGCCGCCTGATGCGCGACTTCGTGGACGGCAAGGTCAGCGACTGGGCGTTTCAGGACCAGTACGTGACCATGTTCCGCGACGACGCCAGCCTGAGGAGCCAGCGCGAGTTTGAGCTGCTCTCCCGCCTGTTCGGTGATCCCGACGCCTACCACGGCGGCCTGCACCAACTGGGCCAGCCCCAGGAACGCGGCGAGTTGAAGGACCGCGTTCAGCAGCTCCTGACCGAACTGGGTTAA
- the rsmI gene encoding 16S rRNA (cytidine(1402)-2'-O)-methyltransferase: MTELSGPELKDLELTGLERSGPELSDEQAAERTAPVSGSQDGPRVWLVPTPVGNLGDITLRAVEVLRGADAVACEDTRRSGALLAHLGIQKPLVRLDAHTMRRAPSTLEKYPRLAYVSDAGTPGISDPGAELVAAAIAADIPVEVLPGATAFVPALVLSGLDTGRFTFEGFLPRSGRERKTRLSALAARAETTVLYESPHRLGATLGDLAGVCGESRPASVTRELSKKFEETVRGTLAELTQKFAAGVRGEIVVVVAGRPAGEAHPDASAPDHEAVAVGLAAQGKTARDIRDALMAQGLRKNDAYALALRVTEKAGPDLSDGPDLSDPS; encoded by the coding sequence ATGACTGAGTTGTCTGGTCCTGAATTGAAGGATCTCGAATTGACTGGTCTTGAACGGTCTGGCCCTGAACTCTCTGACGAGCAGGCCGCCGAACGGACTGCTCCTGTTTCCGGGTCACAGGACGGCCCGCGCGTGTGGCTGGTGCCCACTCCTGTCGGCAACCTGGGTGACATCACCCTGCGCGCCGTGGAGGTGCTGAGGGGCGCGGACGCGGTGGCCTGCGAGGACACCCGCCGCAGCGGCGCGCTGCTGGCCCACCTGGGCATCCAGAAGCCGCTGGTGCGGTTAGACGCCCACACCATGCGCCGCGCCCCCTCCACGCTGGAAAAGTACCCCCGGCTGGCCTATGTCTCGGATGCGGGTACCCCCGGCATCAGCGATCCCGGCGCGGAACTGGTGGCGGCAGCCATCGCAGCAGACATTCCGGTAGAGGTGCTGCCCGGAGCCACCGCCTTCGTGCCCGCGCTGGTGCTGTCGGGGCTGGATACGGGCCGCTTCACTTTCGAGGGCTTCCTGCCCCGCAGTGGCCGCGAACGCAAAACCCGGCTGTCGGCTCTGGCTGCCCGCGCAGAAACCACCGTGCTGTACGAGAGTCCGCACCGTCTGGGGGCCACATTGGGCGATCTGGCGGGCGTCTGCGGCGAGTCGCGCCCGGCCAGCGTGACCCGCGAACTGTCCAAGAAGTTCGAGGAAACGGTTCGCGGCACCCTGGCGGAGCTGACGCAGAAGTTCGCCGCCGGAGTGCGGGGCGAGATCGTGGTGGTGGTGGCGGGCCGTCCGGCAGGCGAGGCCCATCCAGACGCATCCGCGCCCGATCACGAGGCGGTGGCGGTGGGGCTGGCCGCGCAGGGAAAAACGGCCAGGGATATACGTGACGCGCTGATGGCCCAGGGTTTGCGTAAGAATGACGCTTATGCGTTGGCCCTGCGGGTCACTGAGAAGGCCGGGCCAGATCTTTCTGATGGGCCAGACCTTTCTGATCCGAGCTGA
- the pfkA gene encoding 6-phosphofructokinase translates to MTEPTPSRHPNLTGIQRVAVLTSGGDAPGMNAAIRAVVRTAAFEGLEVMGVRRGFSGLHRGELKLIGPRDVANTIQRGGTILLTARSATWRTPEGRASGAQHLRDNGVGGLIVIGGDGSFHGAQLLQEEHGIPVIGIPGTIDNDLYGTDHTIGYFTAVETALDAVDKLRDTGASHERIFVIEVMGRHAGHIALDVAVAGGAEEVFIPEDDKPIEDVIQIVKDSVKKGKTGSIVIVAEGVPGGAQGVGDAIQAGTGLETRVSILGHIQRGGAPVSSDRILASRLGEAAVYALMDGVSGVMVGRHGSNIIHTPLHETWEKRKDVNRDLYRCAKKLSV, encoded by the coding sequence ATGACTGAACCCACCCCCAGCCGGCATCCCAACCTCACAGGCATCCAGCGCGTAGCGGTCCTGACCAGCGGCGGCGACGCCCCCGGCATGAACGCGGCCATCCGCGCGGTGGTTCGCACTGCCGCCTTTGAAGGGCTGGAGGTCATGGGGGTGCGCCGGGGCTTTTCCGGTCTGCACCGGGGCGAGCTGAAGCTGATCGGCCCCAGAGACGTGGCCAACACCATCCAGCGCGGCGGCACCATTTTGCTGACCGCCCGCAGCGCCACCTGGCGCACCCCCGAGGGCCGGGCCAGCGGCGCGCAGCATCTGCGTGACAACGGCGTGGGCGGCCTGATCGTGATCGGCGGCGACGGCAGCTTTCACGGCGCACAGTTGTTGCAAGAGGAACACGGTATTCCGGTGATCGGCATTCCCGGCACCATCGACAATGATCTGTACGGGACCGATCACACCATCGGCTATTTCACTGCCGTGGAGACCGCGCTGGACGCCGTGGACAAGCTGCGCGACACCGGGGCCAGCCACGAGCGCATCTTCGTGATCGAGGTGATGGGCCGCCACGCCGGGCATATCGCGCTGGACGTGGCCGTGGCCGGGGGTGCGGAGGAAGTCTTTATCCCCGAGGACGACAAACCCATCGAGGACGTGATCCAGATCGTCAAGGACAGCGTCAAGAAGGGCAAGACCGGCAGCATCGTGATCGTGGCCGAGGGCGTGCCAGGCGGCGCGCAGGGCGTGGGCGACGCCATTCAGGCCGGAACGGGCCTGGAAACCCGCGTCAGCATCCTGGGTCATATCCAGCGCGGCGGTGCCCCGGTCTCCAGTGACCGCATTCTGGCCAGCCGTCTGGGCGAGGCCGCCGTCTATGCCCTGATGGACGGCGTCAGCGGCGTGATGGTGGGGCGGCACGGCAGCAACATCATCCACACGCCCCTACACGAGACCTGGGAAAAGCGCAAGGATGTCAACCGCGACCTCTACCGCTGCGCCAAGAAACTGAGCGTTTAG
- a CDS encoding organic hydroperoxide resistance protein: MSNLYTAQATATGGRAGHTKSNDGRIDLNLSVPKGMGGDDGPGTNPEQLFAAGYAACFQGALGVVARRDKITLPGDQTITAMVGLSNETGAFALDVELQGHFPGMDEQQAMDLMKAAHEVCPYSAATRNNVDVRLSVK, translated from the coding sequence GTGAGCAACCTCTATACAGCACAGGCCACCGCCACCGGCGGACGCGCGGGACACACCAAGAGCAATGATGGACGCATCGACTTGAACCTCAGCGTGCCCAAGGGCATGGGCGGCGACGACGGCCCCGGCACCAACCCCGAGCAACTGTTCGCCGCTGGCTACGCGGCGTGCTTTCAGGGCGCGCTGGGCGTTGTGGCCCGCCGTGACAAGATCACGCTGCCCGGCGATCAGACCATCACGGCGATGGTGGGCCTGAGCAATGAAACCGGGGCCTTCGCGCTGGACGTGGAACTCCAGGGCCACTTTCCCGGCATGGACGAGCAGCAGGCCATGGACCTGATGAAGGCGGCCCACGAGGTTTGCCCCTACAGCGCCGCCACGCGCAACAACGTGGACGTGCGCCTCAGCGTCAAGTAA
- a CDS encoding branched-chain amino acid ABC transporter substrate-binding protein, translating to MKKVTLNLITLGLLATGVAGAQTTIKIASLSPLSGSQSFTGTLLRNGTQLAVDEQKAAFKKLGFDLQFVGYDDQADPATGTAAARKIASDRTILGVVGTMNSGVAIPASEALKASHVTMVSPAVTANEVTDRGLANMNRIVARNDAQGPAGAQFMMDKLKAKSVYILNDKTSYGEGLAAEVEKTLKAGGARVIVNEGTEEKSDFSSIIAKIKLQKPDAVYFGGIYTQIGIFIRQLRDAGINIPVVGGDGLDSTELATIAAKGANNIYYTTIVAPLESLPAAKTFTANYRKAFKTVPAGYAAFSYDSANVIAQGILDAAKANGGKLPSRTQVETAIRKGSFKGLLSGDVTFNSVGDRNSVTLYIMKVEAGKQSLSAQSTVKPPKQ from the coding sequence ATGAAGAAAGTGACCTTGAATCTGATAACCCTGGGCCTTCTTGCTACTGGCGTGGCAGGCGCGCAGACCACCATCAAGATCGCCAGTCTCTCGCCGCTGTCGGGGAGCCAGAGCTTTACCGGCACGTTGCTCAGAAACGGCACGCAACTGGCCGTCGACGAGCAGAAAGCCGCCTTCAAGAAGCTGGGCTTCGATCTGCAATTCGTCGGCTACGACGATCAGGCGGACCCGGCCACCGGCACGGCGGCGGCGCGCAAGATCGCCTCTGACCGCACGATTCTGGGCGTGGTGGGAACCATGAACAGCGGCGTGGCGATTCCGGCCAGCGAAGCGCTGAAGGCCAGCCACGTCACGATGGTCAGCCCAGCGGTGACCGCCAACGAGGTCACGGACCGGGGCCTGGCCAACATGAACCGCATCGTGGCCCGCAACGACGCCCAGGGACCGGCGGGCGCGCAGTTCATGATGGATAAGCTGAAGGCCAAGTCGGTCTATATCTTGAACGACAAAACCTCTTACGGTGAGGGACTGGCCGCCGAGGTCGAGAAGACCCTCAAGGCGGGCGGGGCCAGGGTGATCGTCAACGAGGGCACCGAGGAAAAGAGCGACTTTTCCAGCATCATTGCCAAGATCAAGTTGCAGAAGCCGGACGCGGTGTATTTCGGCGGCATCTACACCCAGATCGGCATCTTCATCCGGCAGTTGCGTGACGCGGGTATCAACATTCCCGTCGTCGGCGGCGACGGCCTGGACAGCACCGAACTGGCAACCATTGCGGCCAAGGGTGCCAACAATATTTATTACACCACCATCGTCGCGCCGCTGGAGTCGCTGCCCGCGGCCAAGACCTTCACGGCCAACTACCGCAAGGCATTCAAGACTGTACCCGCCGGGTACGCCGCCTTCTCCTACGACTCGGCCAACGTGATCGCACAGGGCATCCTCGACGCGGCCAAAGCCAACGGCGGCAAGTTGCCCAGCCGCACGCAGGTGGAAACGGCCATTCGCAAGGGCAGCTTCAAGGGCCTGCTGTCGGGCGACGTGACCTTTAACAGCGTTGGGGACCGCAACTCGGTCACGCTGTACATCATGAAGGTGGAGGCGGGCAAGCAGAGTCTGTCGGCACAGTCGACGGTCAAACCGCCCAAGCAGTAA
- a CDS encoding phospho-N-acetylmuramoyl-pentapeptide-transferase encodes MMVVAALLSLLLVWLFIRASKAQGWGQPVRKDGPQTHLIKEGTPTAGGVAFVLALALVFFPLYFTGNAGGPRELLIMLTALGMGLIGGIDDFLKVRSRMKGSGKKELIAREKMPLQLLVGLLFGWFAAPLAAHELVPGFGQIGDTILLTLVMIGSVNAFNFTDGLDGLLGGVAIIVLLPLLALSPVSALLVAVLLGFLWFNAHPARVFMGDMGSHAIGAIAAGAYVLYADVWLLPLAAIIPVVAVLSVVIQVVSFRTRKKRVFKMSPIQHHFELSGWPETHVTLRFWVITAVATAAVWWILGGRP; translated from the coding sequence ATGATGGTTGTTGCTGCGCTGCTCTCCTTGCTGCTGGTGTGGCTGTTTATCCGTGCCAGCAAGGCGCAGGGCTGGGGGCAGCCGGTCCGCAAGGACGGTCCTCAGACGCACCTGATCAAGGAGGGCACGCCCACGGCGGGCGGCGTGGCCTTCGTGCTGGCGCTGGCGCTGGTGTTCTTCCCGCTGTACTTCACGGGCAATGCGGGCGGCCCCCGCGAACTGCTGATCATGTTGACCGCGCTGGGCATGGGCCTGATCGGCGGCATAGACGACTTTCTGAAGGTCCGTTCGCGCATGAAGGGCAGCGGCAAAAAGGAATTGATTGCCCGCGAGAAGATGCCCCTGCAACTGCTGGTGGGCCTGCTGTTCGGCTGGTTCGCCGCGCCGCTGGCCGCGCATGAACTAGTGCCGGGCTTCGGGCAGATTGGGGACACGATTCTGCTGACGCTGGTGATGATCGGCAGCGTCAACGCCTTCAACTTCACTGACGGGCTGGACGGCCTGCTGGGCGGCGTGGCGATCATCGTGTTGCTGCCGCTGCTGGCGCTGTCGCCGGTCTCGGCGCTGCTGGTGGCCGTGCTGCTGGGCTTTCTGTGGTTCAACGCACACCCGGCCAGGGTGTTCATGGGCGACATGGGCAGCCACGCCATCGGGGCCATCGCGGCGGGCGCATACGTGCTGTACGCCGACGTGTGGCTGCTGCCGCTGGCCGCCATCATTCCAGTGGTGGCCGTGCTGAGCGTGGTGATTCAGGTGGTCTCCTTCCGCACCCGCAAGAAGCGCGTGTTCAAGATGAGTCCTATCCAGCACCACTTTGAGCTGAGTGGCTGGCCCGAGACCCACGTCACCCTGCGCTTCTGGGTAATCACGGCGGTGGCGACGGCGGCGGTGTGGTGGATTCTGGGCGGCAGGCCGTGA